A region from the Vicia villosa cultivar HV-30 ecotype Madison, WI linkage group LG3, Vvil1.0, whole genome shotgun sequence genome encodes:
- the LOC131655620 gene encoding uncharacterized protein LOC131655620, with translation MANNVTVTKEVTRRTFTCSFFREDITPLIRLSTSVTGQNLDEFRKTYGHILHMLTSRVDEWALYTLLQFYDPELRCFTFPDYQLAPTLEEYADILKIKVQHRIPFVCVPEKPKMDRIAADTLVIEKKWKEFNALLAVMIYGLVLFPNIPNFVDLTAICLFMDQNPVPTLLADTYYAVHSRYGTKGAVGGCLSLLYEWFTSHLPKSGPFVTTKDSQKWPQRIMGLTANDIVWYHLGKGIEEVITRCGSFDNVPLIGTKGVINYNPRLALRQLGFALKDKPLDKEIFESVCFKKGADPEGLEKVRSAWNSIHTDDRTSLGGKNAIAKQAYTDWVKDRVKKRLLPFPKVKPLYEQPPEVLTATVPAEDYTQVHVENIRLREKREDAKIEVQKRTRTEKGEKATTIIVEDNEKIIKKAIKEAEEKLKQKYREDLKACKLQLEKETKYQLRTMKKKLEDEVTQRIAVETQLKGSHLRSARLTEENVKLRNQMANMENAPEKDYLPECHSIHAVISLLPFKDWQERAFMAKNS, from the exons atggctaacaacgtgacGGTTACCAAAGAGGTTACTAGGCGCACCTTCACCTGCAGTTTCTTCCGTGAGGATATAACGCCTCTGATTCGTTTGAGCACTTCAGTTACTGGGCAAAACTTGGATGAGTTCAGGAAAACATATGGTCATATCCTACACATGTTAACTTCTCGGGTTGATGAATGGGCTCTCTACACACTTCTTCAGTTCTACGATCCTGAGTTACGATGTTTCACCTTCCCTGATTACCAACTGGCACCAACCCTTGAAGAATATGCTGATATCCTCAAGATTAAGGTTCAACACAGGATTCCTTTTGTATGTGTACCTGAGAAACCGAAAATGGACCgaattgctg CTGATACCCTTGTTattgagaagaaatggaaagaattcaatgctctctTAGCTGTTATGATCTATGGCTTGGTGTTGTTCCCGAATATCCCGAATTTCGTCGATCTTACTGCCATTTGCCTCTTTATGGATCAAAACCCTGTGCCTACTCTCTTGGCAGATACTTATTATGCTGTTCATTCCAGGTATGGGACGAAGGGAGCCGTTGGAGGCTGTTTGTCGTTGTTATACGAGTGGTTCACTTCACACTTGCCTAAAAGTGGACCGTTTGTCACAACAAAAGACTCacagaaatggcctcaaaggatcatggggcttacggCGAATGACATCGTTTGGTATCACCTTGGGAAAGGGATAGAGGAAGTTATTACTAGATGTGGTAGTTTTGACAACGTCCCCCTCATAGGGACGAAGGGAGTTATCAATTACAATCCAAGGCTAGCGCTgcgtcagttgggttttgcactGAAGGACAAGCCATTAGACAAGGAAATATTTGAATCTGTTTGCTTTAAGAAAGGGGCCGATCCAGAGGGTCTAGAAAAAGTGAGGAGCGCCTGGAATAGTATTCATACAGATGACCGAACCTCCTTGGGAGGGAAGAATGCCATTGCTAAACAAGCCTACACTGATTGGGTAAAAGATAGAGTCAAGAAGCGCCtattgcctttcccgaaggttaaaccATTGTACGAACAACCACCTGAAGTTTTAACTGCCACCGTGCCAGCTGAAGACTATACCCAGGTACATGTGGAAAACATCCGGTTGCGTGAGAAAAGGGAAGATGCTAAGATAGA agttcaaaagaggacTAGAACCGAAAAGGGTGAAAAGGCTACCACTATCATTGTCGAGGATAACGAGAAGATCATAAAAAAGGCCataaaagaggcagaagagaagcTCAAGCAAAAGTACAGAGAAGACTTGAAGGCCTGCAAGCTCCAGTTAGAAAAAGAGACTAAATATCAGCTGAGGActatgaaaaagaaactggaagatgAGGTTACTCAGAGAATAGCAGTCGAGACAcagctgaaaggaagtcacctccgctccgctcgactaacagaagagaatgtCAAGCTCAGAAATCAAATGGCAAATATGGAGAATGCACCTGAGaaggattatctcccagaat GTCATTCAATTCATGCAGTCATATCATTGTTACCATTCAAAGACTGGCAAGAAAGAGCTTTTATGGCAAAGAATTCCTGA